The Akkermansiaceae bacterium genome segment GTTCTTCCGCGCAGGGGTTTTCGCCGGACATACGGGGCGGCAATAGATGCCCGTGGAGGTCACCCCGACAAAGAACACGCCGTCGAACCGGGCATCATGGGAGGCCAGCGCTTGATAGGCGGCATCGTCATCGATCATGCTGCGACGGTAGCCCATTCCGCGGCAGATACTCGCCATTTCCGGACATGGAATGGAAATTCGCTTCCATGTCCGGAAATGGCCAGCATCCACTCCGCGTGTGGTGCATGGTGGGGCCATGAAAACGACGAAGAGCTGGTTCACGAAAACGATGCCCTCCCCTGTCGGCGTGCTGACCCTCGTCGCCGGAGAGGCGGGTCTGGCGGCGGTGCTGTGGGAGGATGACGATCCGAAGCGCGTCCCGCTCCACCCGCGTGAGGAAAGCCCCGACCATCCCGTGCTGCGGGAGACGGAAAGGCAACTGGCCGCCTACTTTACCGGAAAGCTGGAACATTTCACCGTACCGCTGGAGTTCCATGGCACGGAGTTCCAGAAAAAGGTATGGGCCGCGCTCACCCGCATCCCCTTCGGTGAGACGCGGACCTACGCACAGATCGCGGTGGAGGTCGGCAGCCCCGCTGCGGTGCGGGCCGTGGGTGCGGCGAACGGGCGGAACCCCATCTCCATCATCGCACCCTGCCACCGGGTCATCGGTTCGAACGGCAAGCTCACCGGCTTCGCGGGAGGACTGGAGGCGAAATCTTACCTGCTTCACCTGGAGTCCGGCGGACTGCTTCTTTGAAGGGCTGGGGATCACCATCGGTCGGCGGAGTGGCAAGGCCCCGGCGGCAGCGACTCACCCAAAAGTGTTAGCCGGCAGATATTGTCTGAATCGCGGAGTCTGTTTTGTATCATGGCCCCTTCGTTCCCGGATCAGCTCGCCAGAACCATGAAACCAAGATCGTCCGCGTCCTACTCCAGCCTGCTCCTGTTGCCACTGGTCTTCACCTCCGCCCAGGCTGCGGTCCTCGGTTTCTGGAATTTCGAAGCAAATCCCGGTGTGGGTCCGAACTACGCCCCGGTCGGCACGCCTCCCACAGGAGTTACAGTGTCTCCGTTGACCGCAGGTTCCGGATTCGCCGATGGAAACTACGGGACCAACCAGGGCATCGCCGGAGTCGGCGGCTCCAGAGCCTATGTCTTCCTCGCCAGCAACGTGGGAACCACGGCCGGTGGCGCACTCACTGGCGCTGGAGCTGGAACCGGCCCGGACACCTTTACCTTCACGGTCACCGCGGGAAGCGGCTACGCGCTACAGTTCAGCCAACTGAGCCTCTACGCATGGGGTAACGCGAACTTCAAGGCCGGCACCTACAGCTTCTTCGTGCAAAGCAGCCTGACGGGTAGCACGATCCTGGACTCCCGCACCATCACCGCTGCGGAAGGTGTCACCGCCATCGGAAACACCACCAACCCCACCGCGGGGAACAACCAGTACACGCTGGATCTCTCCGCGGTTCCGGAACTCGCCAACGTCACCTCGGACGTGACATTCACCATCGGTGTCTACCGCTCCAGTGACGCTGCGGGGAACATGCGGTTCGACAATTTCCAGATCGAGGGCAACATTGTCCCCGAGCCGGGCGGTGTTCTCCTCGGTGGCCTGGGCATCGGAGCAACCCTCATGCGACGGAAGAGATTCCCCAAAGCGTGATTCCCCGGACCTTCCTACAACAAGAACCGGAGCGGGTGGCCCGACCTTTACGTCAGGACAGGCGGCTGCTTTGGTGGCGGAAGCATGGAATACCACATCGATGATCAGGCGGACGCGGACTCACTGCCTGCTGCCGTCCGGAAAGGCATCCGGGAAGCGGACCCGGATGGACTGGGAGGCCGTGACTGGCAACCCCTCCACCTTTCGCTGAAAGGCGATGACGGAAACGTGGCGGGCGGACTCTACGGAGCCACCATGTGGTCATGGCTGATGATCGACGGACTGTGGATTTCCCCATCCCTCAGAGGCCGGGGTTTCGGAAAGAAGCTGCTGCTGGCGGCGGAAGCCATCGCCGTCAGCCGGGGCTGCGCCGGATCATGGCTCGGCACTTTTGATTTCCAGGCCAGGGATTTCTACGAACATCTGGGCTACCGGGTGTTCTCCGAGCTGCCTGGATTCCCTCCCGGACACACACATTTCCATCTCTCGAAAAAGCTTATACCGGAGAGCGAGGAAGTTGAACGGACATCTCCGCCCCCGTCATCCATCCGCATCAGGGAAACCACAGTCACCGATTCCGCCGGATGGCTGCGCCTGCGTGAGATGCTGTGGCCGGGCGCGGACCACCAAGTGGACATTGCGCGGCATTTCGATCAACCCACTCCGGGCGTCACGTTGGTCGCGGAGGATGCCGCCGGGAAGATCATCGCGTTCGCGGAGATTTCCGTGAGAACGGATTGGGTGGATGGCGCGACGACTTCTCCTGTCGCGTTTCTGGAAGGCATCTTCGTGGACCCAGCCGTGCGCGGAACGGGAATCGCGCGGGCGCTTGTTTCCGCTGCCGCAGATTGGACGCAGGGCAACGGGTATCAGGAACTCGGCAGCAATGCGGAGATAGGAAATGGGAACGCCATCGCCTTCCATCTGGCATGTGGTTTCCGGGAAGCGGAGCGGAATGTCGCGTTCATCATGTCATGCCAAATGGATTCGTCGATCCAACCCACGAAATGAACGTTCCCTCGCCCCAAACCCGTTTCGGTGCCTATGCCATCCTGATCGATCAGGGTAAGATCCTGCTGTGCCGGTTGTGTAATCCGGACAAGTGGCACGGTTACTGGACGCTGCCCGGCGGAGCGCTGGAGTTCGGTGAGAGTCCGGAGCAGGCGATGATCCGGGAGGTGGAGGAGGAAACAGGATTCATCGTCCGTCCCATTGGCATCACCGGCATCGACACGATTTATAACAGAACCGTACCCTATCACGGCGTGCGGGTGGTTTATCATGCGGAGATCACC includes the following:
- a CDS encoding methylated-DNA--[protein]-cysteine S-methyltransferase codes for the protein MKTTKSWFTKTMPSPVGVLTLVAGEAGLAAVLWEDDDPKRVPLHPREESPDHPVLRETERQLAAYFTGKLEHFTVPLEFHGTEFQKKVWAALTRIPFGETRTYAQIAVEVGSPAAVRAVGAANGRNPISIIAPCHRVIGSNGKLTGFAGGLEAKSYLLHLESGGLLL
- a CDS encoding GNAT family N-acetyltransferase, which codes for MEYHIDDQADADSLPAAVRKGIREADPDGLGGRDWQPLHLSLKGDDGNVAGGLYGATMWSWLMIDGLWISPSLRGRGFGKKLLLAAEAIAVSRGCAGSWLGTFDFQARDFYEHLGYRVFSELPGFPPGHTHFHLSKKLIPESEEVERTSPPPSSIRIRETTVTDSAGWLRLREMLWPGADHQVDIARHFDQPTPGVTLVAEDAAGKIIAFAEISVRTDWVDGATTSPVAFLEGIFVDPAVRGTGIARALVSAAADWTQGNGYQELGSNAEIGNGNAIAFHLACGFREAERNVAFIMSCQMDSSIQPTK
- a CDS encoding NUDIX domain-containing protein, with amino-acid sequence MNVPSPQTRFGAYAILIDQGKILLCRLCNPDKWHGYWTLPGGALEFGESPEQAMIREVEEETGFIVRPIGITGIDTIYNRTVPYHGVRVVYHAEITGGTLRHETSGSTDRCEWHDLSRLHEIGLVDLVQEIVKWPWNSDSPP